The Streptomyces sp. TLI_105 DNA segment GATCGAGCCGGGGGTGTGGCCCGGGGCGTGGACCACAACGGCACCGTCGCCGAAGCCCAGCTCCTCGCCGTCCTCGACCTCCCGGTCGACCCGGGTCGGTGGCGTCTCCGGCACGGTCAGACCGTGCGCGAAGATCGGGACCTCCCAGTCCAGGAGGTCCGGCTCCGGGACCGGCGCCTCGCCCCGGATCACCGGCGCGTCCAGCCGGTGCGCGAGGATCTCGGCCCCGTGCCGGTCCGCGAGCTCCTGGGCCGAGCCCACGTGGTCCCGGTGGCAGTGGGTCAGCACGATCCGGCGCAACCGGTCCGGGTCCAGGCCGGCCGACCGCATCGCCGCGGCCGTGCCGTCCGCCGTGCCGGCCCAGCCGGCGTCGATCAGGGTCAGTTCCTCCTCGTCCTGCCACAGGTAGGCCTGGCCGATGGAGAAGTCGAGGAGGTGCAACCGCGGGGTGATCCTGGTGAGTTCGATGGAAGTCATACGGCGAACCTACGCATCCGCGCAGGTCCGCCGTGTGCTTCTACGCTCTCGGCGAGCTTCGCCGAGCGCTGAACCGATCCGGTGTCAGCCCTGCTTCGAGCGGGCGTAGTTGACGAGGAAGTGCGCCTCGGCCACCGAGAGCCGCTCCAGCTCCTCCGGCGAGACGGACTCGTTCGGCGCGTGGATCTGCGCCTCCGGCTCGCTCAGACCGATCAGCAGGATCTCCGACTCCGGGTAGAGCGAGGCCAGCGTGTTGCACAGCGGGATCGAGCCGCCCATGCCCGCCGTCTGCATCTCCTCACCGGGGTACGCGATCCGCATCGCCTCGGCCATCGACGCGTA contains these protein-coding regions:
- a CDS encoding MBL fold metallo-hydrolase; translation: MTSIELTRITPRLHLLDFSIGQAYLWQDEEELTLIDAGWAGTADGTAAAMRSAGLDPDRLRRIVLTHCHRDHVGSAQELADRHGAEILAHRLDAPVIRGEAPVPEPDLLDWEVPIFAHGLTVPETPPTRVDREVEDGEELGFGDGAVVVHAPGHTPGSIAVHLPRHGVLFAGDTVASVPDVMFGVFHVDRALALDSMRTLAKLAPSVLCCGHGAPVTTDTAARLTAAAAAAQA